In a single window of the Coregonus clupeaformis isolate EN_2021a chromosome 10, ASM2061545v1, whole genome shotgun sequence genome:
- the LOC123480954 gene encoding ras-related protein Rab-35-like isoform X1 codes for MAGPGKDYNHLFKLLIIGDSNVGKSSLLLRFADNSFSGSYITTIGVDFKIRTVDIDGERVKLQIWDTAGQERFRTITSTYYRNTHGVIIVYDVTNPESFVNVKRWLNEISQNCDSVCKILVGNKNDDPSKKQVDSQDAMCFGESVGVRVFETSAKENINVEEMFMAFTHMVLRTKKQSQSRAEREREREKETVDINSHRHRERRKRGKKCC; via the exons GAAAGGACTACAACCATCTCTTCAAACTGCTCATCATTGGAGACTCCA ATGTAGGGAAAAGCAGTCTACTACTACGATTTGCAGATAACTCCTTCTCTG GCAGCTACATCACTACGATCGGCGTGGACTTTAAGATCCGTACGGTGGACATCGACGGGGAGCGAGTCAAACTGCAGATCTGGGACACGGCAGGCCAGGAGCGCTTCAGGACCATCACCTCAAC GTATTACAGAAATACCCACGGTGTGATTATTGTTTACGACGTCACCAACCCAGAGTCGTTTGTGAACGTGAAGAGGTGGCTTAATGAGATCAGTCAGAACTGTGACAGCGTCTGTAAGATCCTGG TGGGGAACAAGAATGACGACCCCTCCAAGAAGCAGGTGGACTCCCAGGATGCAATGTGTTTCGGGGAGTCGGTGGGCGTCCGGGTGTTTGAGACGAGCGCCAAAGAAAACATCAACGTGGAAGAG aTGTTTATGGCGTTCACTCACATGGTCCTTCGGACAAAGAAGCAGAGTCAGAGTCGtgcagagagagagcgggaaCGAGAGAAGGAAACGGTCGACATCAACtctcacagacacagagagaggaggaagagggggaagaagTGTTgctga
- the LOC123480954 gene encoding ras-related protein Rab-35-like isoform X2: MSSGYMVDVGKSSLLLRFADNSFSGSYITTIGVDFKIRTVDIDGERVKLQIWDTAGQERFRTITSTYYRNTHGVIIVYDVTNPESFVNVKRWLNEISQNCDSVCKILVGNKNDDPSKKQVDSQDAMCFGESVGVRVFETSAKENINVEEMFMAFTHMVLRTKKQSQSRAEREREREKETVDINSHRHRERRKRGKKCC, translated from the exons ATGTAGGGAAAAGCAGTCTACTACTACGATTTGCAGATAACTCCTTCTCTG GCAGCTACATCACTACGATCGGCGTGGACTTTAAGATCCGTACGGTGGACATCGACGGGGAGCGAGTCAAACTGCAGATCTGGGACACGGCAGGCCAGGAGCGCTTCAGGACCATCACCTCAAC GTATTACAGAAATACCCACGGTGTGATTATTGTTTACGACGTCACCAACCCAGAGTCGTTTGTGAACGTGAAGAGGTGGCTTAATGAGATCAGTCAGAACTGTGACAGCGTCTGTAAGATCCTGG TGGGGAACAAGAATGACGACCCCTCCAAGAAGCAGGTGGACTCCCAGGATGCAATGTGTTTCGGGGAGTCGGTGGGCGTCCGGGTGTTTGAGACGAGCGCCAAAGAAAACATCAACGTGGAAGAG aTGTTTATGGCGTTCACTCACATGGTCCTTCGGACAAAGAAGCAGAGTCAGAGTCGtgcagagagagagcgggaaCGAGAGAAGGAAACGGTCGACATCAACtctcacagacacagagagaggaggaagagggggaagaagTGTTgctga